DNA sequence from the Cupriavidus oxalaticus genome:
GCGCCACCACGTCGAAACGGCACGGCGGCAGTTGCGCCAGCGTGGCGAGGTAGTGAGCCGCAGCCAGCAAAACGCGTCGCTGCTTGGCCGGCGTCACGCTCGCTGCGGCGCCGCCGAAACCGCGTCCGCTGCGCTGGCGCACCTCCACGAACACCAGCGTGCCGTCCGGCGCGCGCATCACCAGGTCGATCTCGCCGCCTTTGCAGCGATAATTGCGGACCACGGGCTGCAGGCCCTGGCGCCGCAGATGCGCCAGCGCCCGGTCCTCCGCCCGCATCCCGCGCGCCTGCGCGTCACTCGGCTGCGTGGTGGATTTGAATGATGGCATCGACGGAAGTTCTCAATGAGTGACTGGATCTCGCTGGCGGCCAGCCAGTCGTACCCCGGCGGCACGCTGTATGTCGTGGCCACGCCCATCGGCAATGTCGCGGACCTGTCGCTGCGGGCGCTGCATGTGCTCGGCCTGGCCGATGCGGTGGCCTGCGAAGACACCCGCAATACGGCCCAGCTGCTGTCGCGCGTAGGCCTGCAGCGGCCGCTGGTGGCCGTGCACGAGCACAACGAGCGCGAGGCCGCCGGCCGCATCGCCGCGCGGCTGGCCGCGGGCGAGCGTATCGCCTATGTCTCGGACGCCGGCACGCCGGGCATATCGGATCCGGGCGCGAGGCTGGTCGAGGCGGTGCGCGCCGCCGGCCACCCGGTGGTGCCCCTGCCCGGCCCCAGCGCCGCGGTGGCCGCGCTGTCGGTGGCGGGCGACATGCTCGAGACCGGCGCAGGCCGTTTCACCTTCGTCGGCTTCCTGCCGAGCAAGCCCAAGGCGCGCGGCGAGGCCATCGCGCGGCTCGCCGCGCTGGACCATGCCTGGGTCTGCTACGAGGCGCCGCACCGCATTGCCGACACGCTGGCCGCGCTCGCCGCCGGGCTGCCCGGCGAGCGCCGGCTGCTGGTCGGGCGCGAGCTGACCAAGCTGTTCGAGGACATCGCGGTGGTGACCGCGGCGCAGGCACCGGCATGGCTGGCGGCCGACCCGAACCGGGCCAAGGGCGAATTCGTGCTGGTGGTGGAGGGCGCCGGCGCCGATGCGGCCACGGACGGCGCGCCCGATGCCGAGGCGCAGCGTGTGCTGGGGCTGCTGCTGGCGGAAGTGCCGGCCAAGCGCGCCGCCAAGCTGGCGGCCGCGATCACCGGGGCAAACACCGGCGCGCTCTACCAGCTGGCGCTGGCGCAGCGTTCCGGCCAGGGTACGGGCGATAGCGGGGACTGAAGCCGCCCGGGCGACGCCGCCGGGGCGGTGCGGGGAAAGTAACGGAGAGGTGTCAGCGCGCGGTGGCATGCATCGGGCGCTGCCGGTCTCAGCGGCGCTTGCGCTTGACCGTCTTGCCGCTGGCCTTGGTTGCCTTGCGCGCCTTGGCGGGCGCCAGCGAGTTGGCGAGTTCGGGCACGGAGACATCGTCGTCACCACTGCCATCGCCGGCCTCGGTGCCGCCGGCTTCGATCTGCGGGCCCAGCGCCGCAACTTCGGTGCGTGTCAGCCGGCGGATCTCGACGTTGACGGCGCCGCGCTCGACGAAGCCAAGCCGGCGCGCGGCGCCGTAGGACACGTCCAGCACGCGGTTGCCATGGTACGGGCCGCGGTCGTTGATGCGCAGCACCGCGACCTTGTTGTTGCGCAGGTTGCGCACCAGCACCCAGCTGTCGAGCGGCAGCGAAGGATGGGCGGCGGTCATCGCGCGCATGTCGAAGCGCTCGCCATTGGCGGTCTTGCGGCCATGGAAGGCCTTGCCGTACCAGGACGCGACGCCGCGCTGCTCGAACGTGCCGATGTCCGCGCGCAGGCCGTCAAGCGAGCTGCCGCTGCGGCCTTCGTCCGGGTCGTAGCCGAACAGGTTCCAGCTGCCGCCTTCGGAAGATGCGCGGGCGCTCTTGTCCGCGTCGTTGCGGGCGGCCTTGCCGGTGTTCTTCGCGGCGCGCGTGGGCACCGCGTTCGACGTATCGGCGACGTCCGCATTGTCGCCCCCGGGAGGCGTGGCACAAGCGGCCAGCACCAGGGCGCATGCAGTGCATGTCCCGAGCTTGGCCAGCCGTTGCCAGCGCTTGGTGAGGGCGGTCAAATTCAGCATGGGCGCGAGTCTAGCATTCACTACTGCTGACTATCTCTTTCATTTTGTTACGAAATCTGTTCGATCTCGCACGAACGAGGGCGATCTCGCCCGCGATCGACGGTGTGGCAAGGGATTGCGGGGGATCCGGAAATTTTGTAACAGAGAGATTCATACAGCACATTAAAGTATGCGCCGCAACAATTTTCCGCCCGGCGCTACAATGCAAAGCATGAATGCCGGGCGGTTTACCGACGCTGTCGCGGCGCGTGCGGTGCATGTTGCCAATGCCGCATCGATCACAAAAATCCACCGATGAAAGTCCTCCTGATCCCGGTCACCCCTTTCCAGCAAAACTGTTCGCTGCTGATCGACGAGAGCACCGGCACGGCCGCCGTCTGCGACCCGGGCGGCGACCTCGAACGCATTCGCGAAGCCGTGCGGGAGCAAGGCGTCACGCTGCAGAAAATCTTCCTGACGCACGGCCACGTCGACCACTGCGCCGGTGCCGCGGCGCTGGCGCGCGAATTCGGTATCCCCATCGAAGGGCCGCAGCAGGACGAACGCTTCTGGATCGAGCAGTTGCCCGACCAGACGCGGCGCTTCGGCTTCGG
Encoded proteins:
- a CDS encoding septal ring lytic transglycosylase RlpA family protein — its product is MLNLTALTKRWQRLAKLGTCTACALVLAACATPPGGDNADVADTSNAVPTRAAKNTGKAARNDADKSARASSEGGSWNLFGYDPDEGRSGSSLDGLRADIGTFEQRGVASWYGKAFHGRKTANGERFDMRAMTAAHPSLPLDSWVLVRNLRNNKVAVLRINDRGPYHGNRVLDVSYGAARRLGFVERGAVNVEIRRLTRTEVAALGPQIEAGGTEAGDGSGDDDVSVPELANSLAPAKARKATKASGKTVKRKRR
- the rsmI gene encoding 16S rRNA (cytidine(1402)-2'-O)-methyltransferase: MSDWISLAASQSYPGGTLYVVATPIGNVADLSLRALHVLGLADAVACEDTRNTAQLLSRVGLQRPLVAVHEHNEREAAGRIAARLAAGERIAYVSDAGTPGISDPGARLVEAVRAAGHPVVPLPGPSAAVAALSVAGDMLETGAGRFTFVGFLPSKPKARGEAIARLAALDHAWVCYEAPHRIADTLAALAAGLPGERRLLVGRELTKLFEDIAVVTAAQAPAWLAADPNRAKGEFVLVVEGAGADAATDGAPDAEAQRVLGLLLAEVPAKRAAKLAAAITGANTGALYQLALAQRSGQGTGDSGD
- a CDS encoding YraN family protein, whose translation is MPSFKSTTQPSDAQARGMRAEDRALAHLRRQGLQPVVRNYRCKGGEIDLVMRAPDGTLVFVEVRQRSGRGFGGAAASVTPAKQRRVLLAAAHYLATLAQLPPCRFDVVALEPGRLDWLQHAFDLDIAEAGS